In Sphingobium amiense, a genomic segment contains:
- the thyA gene encoding thymidylate synthase yields the protein MMFLTTSPHYEQQYLDLMRHIWRHGDERIDRTGVGTRSILGATMRFSLADDAVPLLTTKRVYWKVAAREMLWFLTGDTNIRELVRQGVHIWTDWPLDAYRRATGEDIDRDAFEARIVEDADFAARWGDLGPVYGAQWVNWPVYEPAGDGLYRRAEKGRNQIAELVEAIRATPGSRRLLFTGWNVAEVPNMALPPCHMTYQFQVANGRLNGLLFQRSCDLGLGFAFNIFGLSMLTRMLAQQTGLEPGEAVWQGGDVHLYLNHADLVEEQLSRVPAGAPKLRINRRPSNIFDYRIEDFEVTNYAPQSHISAPVAV from the coding sequence ATGATGTTTTTGACGACCAGCCCCCATTATGAGCAGCAATATCTCGACCTGATGCGGCACATCTGGCGTCATGGCGACGAGCGGATCGACCGCACGGGGGTCGGCACCCGGTCGATCCTGGGTGCGACGATGCGTTTCTCTCTGGCCGACGACGCGGTGCCGCTGCTGACCACCAAGCGCGTTTATTGGAAGGTGGCGGCACGGGAGATGCTGTGGTTCCTGACCGGCGACACCAACATCCGCGAACTGGTGCGGCAGGGCGTCCATATCTGGACCGACTGGCCGCTCGACGCCTATCGCCGCGCGACGGGGGAGGACATCGACCGGGACGCGTTCGAAGCGCGGATCGTGGAGGACGCGGATTTCGCAGCGCGCTGGGGCGATCTGGGGCCGGTCTATGGCGCGCAGTGGGTGAACTGGCCGGTATATGAACCGGCGGGAGACGGTCTTTACCGCAGGGCGGAAAAGGGGCGGAACCAGATCGCGGAACTGGTTGAGGCGATCCGTGCCACGCCGGGGTCGCGCAGGCTGCTCTTTACCGGATGGAACGTGGCGGAGGTGCCGAACATGGCGTTGCCGCCATGTCATATGACTTATCAGTTTCAGGTGGCGAACGGGCGGCTCAACGGGCTGCTGTTCCAGCGCAGTTGCGATCTGGGGCTGGGCTTCGCGTTCAACATCTTCGGCCTGTCGATGCTGACGCGGATGCTGGCGCAGCAGACCGGGCTGGAGCCGGGCGAGGCGGTCTGGCAGGGGGGCGACGTGCACCTGTATCTCAACCATGCCGATCTGGTTGAGGAGCAGTTGAGCCGCGTCCCCGCCGGTGCGCCAAAGCTGCGGATCAATCGGCGGCCTTCAAACATTTTCGACTATCGGATCGAGGATTTTGAAGTGACGAATTATGCGCCGCAAAGCCATATTTCGGCACCGGTCGCGGTCTGA
- a CDS encoding TldD/PmbA family protein, protein MSILPEAQAKAILTKVLGFSKADECTAQLTGNTRGNIRFARNDVSTAGITDDIELQVQVAYGKRVGIATINQFDDAALERVVRRAEELAKLAPENPEFMPAVPKQTYMKTDTFSASTAGITPAYRAKVAAESIAPCRAEKLVAAGYLEDQAGFVAFMNSKGNYGYQTGSSSDYTCTVRTEDGRGSGWVGHNVQDVAQFSAGEDIRVAMRKASASAGAQALEPGKYTVILEPAAAAGLIAFMMFYFDARSADEGRSFLSKKGGGNKLGEQVYGPQVTMFTDPAYPGAAIYPWDSESVARRKMPIIQNGKLLNMNYSRYWSQKQGRPEQAEFGNLIMEGGTKSTADLIRTTERGILVSRTWYIRMVDPQTVLLTGLTRDGTFYIENGQIKYPVKNFRFNESPVIMLNNVEELGKPVRVKSDESDMVMVIPPMKLRDFTFTSLSDAV, encoded by the coding sequence ATGAGCATCCTTCCCGAAGCGCAGGCCAAGGCGATTCTGACCAAGGTTCTTGGCTTTTCCAAGGCGGACGAATGCACCGCCCAACTGACCGGCAACACACGCGGCAATATCCGCTTCGCCCGCAACGACGTATCGACCGCAGGCATCACCGACGATATCGAGCTTCAGGTGCAGGTCGCCTATGGCAAGCGCGTCGGCATTGCCACCATCAACCAGTTCGATGACGCCGCGCTCGAACGAGTCGTGCGACGGGCCGAAGAACTGGCGAAGCTGGCGCCGGAAAACCCGGAATTCATGCCCGCCGTTCCCAAGCAGACCTACATGAAGACCGACACGTTCAGCGCTTCGACCGCTGGCATAACGCCCGCTTACCGCGCGAAGGTCGCCGCCGAATCCATCGCCCCCTGCCGCGCCGAAAAGCTCGTCGCGGCGGGCTATCTGGAGGATCAGGCGGGCTTCGTCGCCTTCATGAACAGCAAGGGTAATTACGGATACCAGACCGGCAGCAGCAGCGATTATACCTGCACCGTTCGGACGGAGGACGGGCGCGGATCGGGCTGGGTCGGCCATAATGTGCAGGACGTGGCGCAATTCAGCGCGGGCGAGGACATCCGCGTCGCCATGCGCAAGGCCAGCGCATCGGCAGGCGCGCAGGCGCTGGAGCCGGGCAAATATACCGTCATCCTCGAACCCGCCGCCGCCGCCGGTCTCATCGCCTTCATGATGTTCTATTTCGACGCGCGCTCCGCCGACGAAGGCCGCAGCTTCCTGTCGAAGAAAGGCGGCGGCAACAAGCTGGGCGAGCAGGTCTATGGGCCTCAGGTCACCATGTTCACCGACCCCGCCTATCCCGGCGCGGCCATCTATCCGTGGGATTCGGAGAGCGTCGCCCGCAGGAAGATGCCAATCATCCAGAACGGCAAGCTCCTCAACATGAACTACAGCCGCTACTGGTCGCAGAAACAGGGGCGGCCCGAACAGGCTGAATTCGGCAATCTCATCATGGAAGGCGGCACCAAATCGACCGCTGACCTTATCCGCACGACCGAACGCGGCATTCTCGTCTCGCGCACATGGTATATCCGCATGGTCGATCCGCAGACGGTTTTGCTGACGGGCCTGACCCGCGACGGCACCTTCTATATCGAAAACGGGCAGATCAAATATCCGGTGAAGAATTTCCGCTTCAACGAAAGCCCGGTCATCATGCTCAACAATGTCGAGGAACTGGGCAAGCCCGTCCGCGTGAAGAGCGATGAAAGCGACATGGTGATGGTGATCCCGCCCATGAAGCTGCGCGACTTCACCTTCACCTCGCTGTCGGACGCGGTGTAA
- a CDS encoding DUF4159 domain-containing protein produces the protein MTRGDFLRLMAGGLASAMLARPLSAAGGYDFWFTRLRYDSGDWDVDQRTPSNIITSLIDYTTLRVDPKEHVVPLSDPRMLTAPFCYMAGHKLVEFSPAERRNFERYVRNGGFVMVDDCNHDIDGLFARSFEAQMGKIFGPKALKPLPKTHGLYRSFFKFDGPPNTTLELNGWGDDLIHDYLKGIEVNGRLGVLYSNKDYGCEWDYDWRNKRFLAEDNTKFAVNIVMYALSV, from the coding sequence ATGACGCGCGGTGACTTTCTCCGGCTGATGGCGGGCGGTCTGGCGAGCGCGATGCTCGCCCGGCCGCTGTCCGCTGCGGGCGGCTACGACTTCTGGTTCACTCGTCTTCGCTATGACTCGGGCGACTGGGACGTGGACCAGCGGACGCCGTCCAACATCATCACCTCGCTGATCGACTATACGACGCTGCGGGTGGACCCGAAGGAGCATGTGGTTCCGCTGTCGGACCCCAGGATGCTGACCGCCCCCTTCTGTTACATGGCGGGGCACAAGCTGGTCGAGTTCTCCCCCGCAGAGCGCCGCAATTTCGAACGCTATGTGCGCAATGGCGGCTTTGTCATGGTGGACGATTGCAACCATGACATAGACGGCCTCTTCGCCCGCTCGTTCGAAGCGCAGATGGGCAAGATCTTCGGCCCCAAAGCGCTGAAGCCGCTGCCCAAGACCCACGGCCTCTACCGCAGCTTCTTCAAATTCGACGGACCGCCCAACACCACGCTCGAACTGAACGGCTGGGGCGATGACCTCATCCACGATTATCTCAAGGGCATAGAGGTGAACGGACGGCTGGGCGTCCTCTACAGCAACAAGGATTATGGCTGCGAATGGGACTATGACTGGCGCAACAAACGCTTCCTCGCGGAAGACAATACGAAGTTCGCAGTCAACATCGTGATGTATGCGCTGTCGGTTTGA
- a CDS encoding JAB domain-containing protein yields MQVPDPHPMLAVLDAAWRPQRMVPLDAGWQGALMRLMMDEESWVAIIQRRASTLSPAPRAADLMLTRSLFRSLHPLGIGLADHVIEAGHDRFSFRTAGLL; encoded by the coding sequence ATGCAGGTGCCGGACCCCCACCCGATGCTCGCCGTCCTCGACGCGGCGTGGCGCCCCCAGCGGATGGTTCCGCTGGATGCCGGCTGGCAGGGCGCGCTGATGCGGCTGATGATGGATGAGGAAAGCTGGGTCGCGATCATCCAGCGCCGCGCGTCCACGCTCTCCCCCGCCCCCCGCGCCGCCGATCTCATGCTCACCCGCTCGCTCTTCCGCAGCCTGCATCCGCTTGGCATCGGCCTTGCCGATCATGTCATCGAAGCGGGGCATGACCGCTTCAGCTTCCGCACCGCCGGGCTGCTCTGA
- a CDS encoding TldD/PmbA family protein: MHRRDFLALGAAGIGGLALPSMFGRVIAAEELNSALPVAFKKQLADAAMNSAKSAGATYCDVRVGRYLRQFVITRERNVENIVNTESTGVGIRVIANGAWGFAATNDLTPDAVAKAATEAVAIAKANAPGQSAPVQLAPAKGVGEVSWRTPLVKNSMTVPIKDKVDLLMGVNAAALDAGASFIRSILFLVNEQKYFASTDGSYIDQDVHRIWAPIEVTAVDKASGKFRTREGLSAPMGMGFEYLDGAASGKTVLPNGVTVYGNSYDMKEDAVAAAKQAQAKIKATSVKPGKYDLVLDPSHTWLTIHESVGHPLELDRVLGYEANYAGTSFATMDKLQAHFQYGSDKVNIVADKTQPGSLGGVAYDDEGIKTKKWDLIRDGKLVGYQAIRDQAHIEGKKESDGCAYADSWSNVQFQRMANVSLEPGKQKMSVADMIANVEDGIYIIGDGSFSIDQQRYNAQFGGQLFYEIKNGRITQQIEDVAYQIRTPEFWNACAGVCDASDYRLGGSFFDGKGQPAQVSAVSHGSSTARFNGINVINTARSLG; this comes from the coding sequence TTGCACAGACGCGATTTTCTGGCCCTTGGGGCCGCAGGCATCGGCGGGCTTGCGCTGCCGTCCATGTTCGGGCGCGTCATCGCCGCCGAGGAACTGAACAGCGCCCTCCCCGTCGCCTTCAAGAAGCAGTTGGCGGACGCCGCGATGAACAGCGCGAAGAGCGCGGGCGCGACCTATTGCGACGTGCGCGTCGGCCGCTACCTGCGCCAGTTCGTCATCACGCGCGAACGCAATGTCGAAAATATTGTCAACACCGAATCGACCGGCGTCGGCATCCGCGTCATCGCCAACGGCGCATGGGGCTTTGCCGCCACCAACGACCTGACGCCGGACGCGGTGGCGAAGGCAGCGACCGAAGCCGTCGCCATCGCCAAAGCCAACGCACCGGGCCAGAGCGCTCCGGTCCAGCTCGCTCCGGCAAAGGGCGTGGGCGAAGTCAGTTGGCGCACGCCCCTCGTCAAAAACAGCATGACCGTGCCGATCAAGGACAAGGTCGATCTGCTCATGGGCGTCAACGCCGCCGCGCTGGACGCGGGCGCGAGCTTTATCCGATCCATCCTCTTCCTCGTCAACGAACAGAAATATTTCGCCAGCACCGACGGCAGCTACATCGACCAGGACGTGCACCGCATCTGGGCGCCGATCGAAGTGACCGCGGTGGACAAGGCCAGCGGCAAGTTCCGCACCCGCGAGGGACTGTCCGCGCCGATGGGCATGGGGTTTGAATATCTCGACGGCGCGGCGAGCGGCAAGACCGTGCTGCCCAACGGCGTCACCGTCTACGGCAACAGCTACGACATGAAGGAAGACGCCGTCGCCGCCGCCAAACAGGCGCAGGCGAAGATCAAGGCGACCTCCGTCAAGCCCGGCAAATACGACCTCGTGCTCGATCCGTCGCACACCTGGCTCACCATCCATGAATCGGTCGGCCACCCGCTCGAACTCGACCGCGTGCTCGGCTACGAAGCCAATTATGCGGGCACCAGCTTCGCCACGATGGACAAGCTGCAGGCCCATTTCCAATATGGCAGCGACAAGGTGAACATCGTCGCCGACAAGACCCAGCCCGGCAGCCTCGGCGGGGTCGCCTATGACGATGAAGGCATCAAGACAAAGAAGTGGGATCTGATCCGCGACGGCAAGCTGGTCGGCTATCAGGCGATCCGCGATCAGGCCCATATCGAAGGCAAGAAGGAATCGGACGGCTGCGCCTATGCCGATAGCTGGTCCAACGTGCAGTTTCAGCGCATGGCCAACGTCAGCCTGGAACCGGGCAAGCAGAAAATGAGCGTCGCCGACATGATCGCCAATGTCGAGGACGGCATCTACATCATCGGCGACGGCAGCTTCTCCATCGACCAGCAGCGCTACAACGCCCAGTTCGGCGGGCAGCTCTTCTACGAGATCAAGAACGGCAGGATCACGCAGCAGATCGAGGATGTCGCCTACCAGATCCGCACGCCCGAATTCTGGAACGCATGCGCCGGAGTCTGCGACGCCAGCGACTATCGGCTCGGCGGCTCCTTCTTCGACGGCAAGGGCCAGCCCGCTCAGGTATCCGCCGTGTCGCACGGATCGTCGACCGCGCGCTTCAACGGCATCAACGTCATCAACACCGCCCGCTCGCTCGGCTGA